A region from the Kribbella shirazensis genome encodes:
- a CDS encoding DUF1905 domain-containing protein: MEFLGEVIEWRGPAPYYFVPVPEEESAALREVALATSYGWGMLPIHARIGSAEWKTSLWPKDGRYLLPLKDAVRKPAGLDAGDEVEVRLTFEAAPPKQKRPAPKRTPLPTGSREPVTDDQLTIVPANEAAWEDLQAVFGAGGDTGRCWCQRFRMLPKESWASEGPEELAARLRDQTACGDREAPATTGLVAYLDGEPVGWCAVAPRAGHARLLRDYRVPWLGRDEDKTDPAVWAVTCFVTRPGYRRRGISRALARAAADHARDRGARAVEGYPDFVDGGSVGTPSMFTAAGFTEVSRPGRRRAVLRIDF; the protein is encoded by the coding sequence ATGGAGTTCCTCGGCGAGGTGATCGAGTGGCGCGGACCGGCGCCTTACTACTTCGTGCCGGTGCCCGAGGAGGAGAGCGCCGCACTGCGTGAGGTGGCGCTGGCCACCAGCTACGGCTGGGGGATGCTGCCGATCCACGCCCGGATCGGCAGTGCCGAGTGGAAGACGTCGTTGTGGCCGAAGGACGGCAGATACCTGCTGCCGTTGAAGGACGCCGTACGCAAGCCGGCCGGACTGGACGCGGGGGACGAGGTGGAGGTCCGGCTGACGTTCGAGGCGGCTCCGCCCAAGCAGAAGCGGCCCGCGCCCAAGAGGACACCTCTGCCGACGGGATCGCGGGAGCCGGTGACGGACGACCAGCTCACGATCGTGCCGGCGAACGAGGCGGCATGGGAGGACTTGCAGGCGGTCTTCGGCGCGGGCGGCGACACCGGCCGCTGCTGGTGCCAGCGGTTCCGGATGTTGCCCAAGGAGTCGTGGGCCTCGGAAGGTCCCGAGGAGCTCGCCGCGCGGCTCCGCGACCAGACCGCGTGCGGTGATCGAGAGGCCCCGGCGACGACAGGTCTCGTCGCGTACCTCGACGGCGAGCCCGTGGGCTGGTGCGCCGTCGCCCCGCGGGCCGGCCACGCCAGGCTGTTGCGCGACTACCGCGTTCCGTGGCTCGGTCGGGACGAGGACAAGACCGACCCCGCCGTGTGGGCCGTGACCTGCTTCGTCACCCGGCCCGGCTACCGCCGCCGGGGAATCAGCCGGGCACTCGCCCGCGCCGCCGCCGATCACGCCCGCGACCGTGGCGCCCGCGCCGTCGAGGGCTACCCGGACTTCGTCGACGGTGGCTCGGTCGGTACGCCGTCGATGTTCACGGCAGCCGGCTTCACCGAAGTCAGCCGCCCGGGCCGCCGCCGCGCCGTCCTGCGGATCGACTTCTGA
- a CDS encoding GntR family transcriptional regulator → MRNITLKHERVARVLAREIKSGVVRRGAQLPGEVELAKRFSVSRNTVRAALAVLAEDELIATRTGKGSYVLFDGQPLDGRLGWTHALSEQGVETRMRTIRIEREDDHALAERHDLASPEVIVIERVRQLTDGTAISLERSRIPAIEALRDLPERGLDNGSISVTLNRAGLYLDHCEQRLRGRRLTPVEADLLDRPDGTWFLHTTRTSWTATDDFAEYADELLDPDHYELSLSYSR, encoded by the coding sequence ATGCGGAACATCACACTGAAGCACGAGCGGGTGGCGCGGGTCCTCGCCCGCGAGATCAAGTCCGGCGTCGTACGGCGCGGCGCCCAGCTGCCCGGTGAGGTCGAGCTGGCGAAGCGCTTCTCGGTCAGCCGGAACACGGTCCGCGCGGCGCTCGCCGTACTGGCCGAGGACGAGCTGATCGCGACCCGGACCGGCAAGGGGTCGTACGTGCTGTTCGACGGGCAGCCGCTGGACGGGCGGCTCGGCTGGACGCACGCGCTGTCCGAGCAGGGGGTGGAGACCCGGATGCGGACGATCCGGATCGAACGCGAGGACGATCACGCCCTGGCCGAGCGGCACGATCTCGCCTCGCCGGAGGTGATCGTGATCGAACGCGTCCGGCAGCTGACGGACGGTACGGCGATCTCGCTCGAACGCAGCCGGATACCGGCGATCGAGGCCCTGCGGGACCTGCCCGAACGCGGCCTCGACAACGGCTCGATCAGCGTCACGCTGAACCGCGCCGGCCTGTACCTCGACCACTGCGAGCAACGCCTCCGCGGCCGCCGGCTCACGCCGGTCGAGGCCGATCTCCTCGACCGCCCCGACGGCACCTGGTTCCTGCACACCACCCGCACCAGCTGGACCGCGACGGACGATTTCGCCGAGTACGCCGACGAACTGCTCGACCCCGACCACTACGAACTGAGCCTGTCCTACAGCCGCTGA
- a CDS encoding cysteine hydrolase family protein: MVLAIIDLQNIFADPESGWATPDFERVIDPTKQLLEIFSPDAVFTRFLAPKRPEGSWVTYYEHYPFALQPPESEAYQLVDEFKGAETLDKTTFGAWGPDLQRRVGTGGHLVLSGVTTDCCVITTALAAVDAGVYVQVVEDACAGSDDASHRKAIDIMRLYSPMLEIVTVDQLRALNQ, encoded by the coding sequence ATGGTGCTCGCGATCATCGATCTGCAGAACATCTTCGCCGACCCGGAGTCCGGCTGGGCGACACCCGACTTCGAGCGGGTGATCGACCCGACCAAGCAACTGCTCGAGATCTTCTCGCCGGACGCGGTCTTCACCCGGTTCCTCGCGCCGAAGCGGCCGGAGGGCTCGTGGGTGACCTACTACGAGCACTACCCGTTCGCGCTGCAGCCCCCGGAGTCCGAGGCCTATCAACTGGTCGACGAGTTCAAGGGCGCCGAGACGCTGGACAAGACCACGTTCGGCGCCTGGGGGCCCGACCTACAGCGGCGGGTCGGGACCGGCGGCCACCTGGTGCTGAGCGGTGTGACGACGGACTGCTGCGTCATCACGACCGCGCTGGCCGCGGTGGACGCGGGCGTGTACGTCCAAGTGGTCGAGGACGCGTGCGCCGGGTCCGACGACGCCAGCCACCGCAAGGCGATCGACATCATGCGGCTGTACTCGCCGATGCTCGAGATCGTCACCGTCGACCAGCTGCGTGCGCTGAACCAGTGA
- a CDS encoding purine-cytosine permease family protein: MTGQVEVQQSRALSVESYGLDVIADEDRKGRPAQLFWPWFGANVSVLGLSYGAFTLGFGISFRQAVIAGLIGVVFSFLLCGLVALAGKRGSAPTMVLSRAAFGVRGNKLPSLVSWMLTVGWETVLTILATLATATVFERLGWGGGDLTKVIALVVVGLLTVACGVLGFDLIMRAQTVITVVTGVLTVVYIILVADQIHWSTVSALPDGSAQSMIGALVFLMTGFGLGWVNAAADYSRYLPRRASSGGVVGWTTFGGAVAPVVLLTFGLLLAGSSQDLSTAIGADPIGALVEALPTWFLVPFVIVAVLGLVGGAVLDIYSSGLALLSLGLPVKRYVAALIDGLVMIAGTIYVVFYGGEFLGQFQGFLITLGVPIAAWCGIMLADIATRRRDYAEDDLYRPGGRYGDVRWLPVLTMLVATGIGWGLVTNTFASWLTWQGYLLGAFGLGGKEGTWAFANLGVLVALVIGFVVQVIGGRSAVRQQEA, from the coding sequence ATGACAGGCCAGGTCGAGGTGCAGCAGTCCCGGGCGCTCTCCGTGGAGAGCTACGGGCTGGACGTGATCGCGGACGAGGACCGCAAGGGCCGCCCGGCGCAGTTGTTCTGGCCGTGGTTCGGAGCCAACGTGTCGGTGCTCGGCCTGAGCTACGGCGCGTTCACGCTCGGGTTCGGGATCTCGTTCCGGCAGGCGGTGATCGCCGGGCTGATCGGAGTGGTGTTCTCGTTCCTGCTCTGCGGTCTGGTCGCACTCGCCGGCAAGCGCGGGTCGGCGCCGACGATGGTGCTCAGCCGCGCTGCGTTCGGCGTCCGGGGCAACAAGTTGCCGTCGCTGGTGTCGTGGATGCTGACGGTCGGCTGGGAGACCGTGCTGACGATCCTCGCCACACTCGCCACGGCCACGGTGTTCGAGCGGCTCGGCTGGGGCGGCGGCGACCTGACGAAGGTGATCGCGCTGGTCGTGGTCGGTCTGCTGACCGTGGCCTGCGGTGTTCTCGGGTTCGATCTGATCATGCGGGCGCAGACGGTCATCACGGTCGTCACCGGCGTACTCACGGTCGTCTACATCATCCTGGTCGCCGACCAGATCCACTGGAGCACGGTGTCCGCGCTGCCGGACGGATCCGCGCAGTCGATGATCGGCGCACTCGTCTTCCTGATGACGGGATTCGGCCTCGGCTGGGTGAACGCGGCCGCGGACTACTCGCGGTACCTCCCGCGCCGGGCGTCGAGCGGTGGCGTGGTCGGCTGGACGACGTTCGGCGGCGCAGTGGCTCCCGTCGTGCTGCTGACATTCGGTCTGTTGCTGGCCGGCTCGTCGCAGGATCTGAGTACGGCAATCGGCGCGGACCCGATCGGTGCGCTGGTGGAGGCGTTGCCGACCTGGTTTCTGGTGCCGTTCGTGATCGTCGCGGTGCTGGGTCTGGTCGGCGGCGCCGTACTCGACATCTACTCGTCCGGGCTCGCACTGCTGTCGCTCGGCCTGCCGGTCAAGCGGTACGTCGCCGCGCTGATCGACGGCCTGGTGATGATCGCGGGCACGATCTACGTGGTGTTCTACGGCGGTGAGTTCCTGGGGCAGTTCCAGGGGTTCCTGATCACGCTCGGCGTACCGATCGCGGCCTGGTGCGGGATCATGCTCGCCGACATCGCGACCCGGCGGCGCGACTACGCCGAGGACGACCTCTACCGGCCCGGCGGGCGGTACGGCGACGTGCGGTGGCTGCCCGTGCTGACGATGCTCGTCGCCACCGGCATCGGTTGGGGGCTGGTCACGAACACGTTCGCGTCCTGGCTGACGTGGCAGGGGTACCTGCTCGGCGCGTTCGGTCTGGGCGGCAAGGAGGGCACCTGGGCGTTCGCGAACCTCGGCGTCCTGGTGGCGCTGGTGATCGGTTTCGTCGTACAGGTGATCGGCGGCCGGTCCGCCGTACGGCAGCAGGAGGCGTGA